The following proteins are encoded in a genomic region of Mycobacterium kiyosense:
- the secE gene encoding protein translocase subunit SecE — protein MSDEGDVADDAASNGGETEDNGGRTAVVTKAVTRPQRPTGKRSRQRVEIDDESSSDEETSADAKAGKVSVTKDAKKDKKGAAKSSSAKAKSAGKDSKSKKAGSSGAVNPFVFVYNYLKQVVAEMRKVIWPNRKQMLTYTSVVLVFLAFMVALVGGADLGLSKLVLLVFG, from the coding sequence GTGAGCGACGAAGGCGACGTTGCCGACGACGCCGCAAGCAACGGCGGTGAGACCGAGGACAACGGCGGTCGGACGGCCGTGGTGACCAAGGCGGTAACGAGGCCGCAACGCCCGACGGGCAAGCGGTCCCGGCAGCGCGTGGAGATCGACGACGAGTCCTCGTCAGACGAGGAGACGTCCGCCGACGCCAAGGCCGGCAAGGTCTCCGTCACGAAGGACGCCAAGAAAGACAAGAAGGGCGCTGCGAAGTCGTCTTCGGCCAAAGCCAAGTCGGCCGGCAAGGACAGCAAGTCCAAGAAGGCCGGTTCGTCGGGTGCGGTCAACCCGTTCGTCTTCGTCTACAACTACCTCAAGCAGGTTGTAGCCGAGATGCGCAAGGTGATCTGGCCCAACCGCAAGCAGATGCTCACTTACACATCGGTGGTGCTGGTTTTCCTGGCCTTCATGGTCGCGCTGGTAGGCGGCGCGGACCTGGGCCTGAGCAAGCTCGTGCTGCTGGTGTTCGGCTGA
- a CDS encoding membrane protein, which translates to MTRPQPMASLDGIPDTKAQNSKPARRKPVDLVLSGGGVKGVGLVGAAVAVLDAGYTLKRVSGVSAGSLVGSILAAAANGNQLTTDQIKEIALTLPYDKFRDSGPVGQLPLVGSAWGLLRENGLYRGDFAHQWIRSELKNLGVTTFGDLALTDRQISVERRYRLAVTVTDITTGQLARLPWDYQRLYGLDPDEQFVADAVRASMSIPFFFRPVTLTSNTGLTSTLVDGGVLSNFPIDTFDRPDCKPPRWPTFGITVVPELPGDNEQVIPGIGALRLLGPPSILLEQLITTLIVGHDQTYLNQPWVKARAIRVDSTAVNFLDFGITRNDAEALYDKGYAAAQTFLSTWNWVEYLERYRQYQ; encoded by the coding sequence GCGGCGGCGTCAAGGGCGTCGGTCTGGTCGGCGCCGCCGTCGCCGTCCTGGACGCGGGGTACACGCTCAAACGGGTTTCCGGCGTCTCCGCCGGATCACTGGTCGGGTCGATTCTGGCAGCCGCAGCCAACGGCAACCAGCTCACCACCGACCAGATCAAAGAGATCGCGCTCACCCTGCCCTACGACAAATTCCGGGACAGCGGACCCGTCGGTCAGCTACCGCTGGTCGGCTCGGCATGGGGACTGCTACGCGAAAACGGTTTATATCGAGGCGATTTCGCCCACCAATGGATCCGCAGTGAACTGAAGAACCTGGGCGTGACGACATTCGGTGACCTGGCCCTGACCGACCGGCAGATCAGTGTCGAGCGACGCTACCGGTTGGCGGTCACGGTCACCGACATCACCACCGGTCAACTCGCGCGGCTGCCCTGGGACTACCAACGGCTCTACGGTCTGGATCCCGACGAACAATTCGTTGCCGACGCGGTCCGCGCCTCCATGTCGATACCGTTCTTCTTCCGGCCCGTCACCCTGACCAGCAACACCGGACTCACCTCCACCCTGGTGGACGGCGGTGTGCTGTCGAATTTTCCGATCGACACCTTCGACCGGCCCGACTGCAAGCCGCCGCGCTGGCCCACCTTCGGCATCACCGTGGTGCCGGAACTGCCCGGCGACAACGAACAGGTGATCCCCGGCATCGGCGCGCTGCGCCTGCTGGGCCCGCCGTCAATACTGCTCGAACAACTGATCACCACCCTGATCGTCGGACACGATCAGACCTATCTCAACCAGCCCTGGGTCAAGGCCCGCGCGATCAGGGTCGACTCGACGGCGGTCAACTTCCTGGACTTCGGCATCACCCGCAACGACGCCGAGGCCTTGTACGACAAGGGTTACGCGGCGGCCCAAACATTCCTGTCGACGTGGAATTGGGTTGAGTACCTCGAGCGGTACCGCCAATACCAGTAG
- a CDS encoding UPF0336 protein, giving the protein MALKTDIRGMTWKYPDYFEVGREQVRQFSRSVKCDHQAYYDEAAAAEIGYDAILAPLTFVSILAKLIQDDFFRNVDVGFETMQIVQVDQKFVYHKQIKVGDKLYGSLRIESVDERFGADIVVTKNFCHNQDGELVLEAFTTLMGHEGDNSIQLRWDKETGQVVRTA; this is encoded by the coding sequence ATGGCTCTCAAAACCGATATTCGCGGGATGACCTGGAAATATCCAGACTATTTCGAGGTGGGGCGCGAACAGGTTCGGCAATTTTCCCGCTCGGTCAAGTGCGATCATCAGGCCTACTACGACGAAGCTGCCGCCGCCGAGATCGGCTACGACGCCATTCTCGCCCCCCTGACCTTCGTGTCCATCCTGGCGAAACTGATCCAGGACGATTTCTTCCGCAACGTCGACGTGGGCTTCGAGACCATGCAGATCGTGCAGGTCGACCAGAAATTCGTCTACCACAAGCAGATCAAGGTAGGCGACAAGCTCTATGGCAGCCTGCGCATCGAATCGGTCGACGAGCGTTTCGGCGCCGACATCGTCGTCACCAAGAACTTCTGCCACAACCAGGACGGTGAGTTGGTCCTGGAGGCCTTCACCACCCTGATGGGTCACGAAGGAGACAATTCCATCCAGCTCAGGTGGGACAAGGAAACCGGGCAGGTAGTCAGGACCGCGTAA
- the nusG gene encoding transcription termination/antitermination protein NusG → MTTFDGDTSAGEAVDLQEAQDAGAPAEDAGAAPAEDIDPAAALKAELRAKPGDWYVIHSYAGYENKVKANLETRVQNLDVGDYIFQVEVPTEEVTEIKNGQRKQVNRKVLPGYILVRMDLTDDSWAAVRNTPGVTGFVGATSRPSALALDDVVKFLLPPGSAKKVAKGAASTAAAAETGGLERPVVEVDYEVGESVTVMDGPFATLPATINEVNAEQQKLKVLVSIFGRETPVELTFSQVSKI, encoded by the coding sequence GTGACTACCTTCGACGGTGACACGTCCGCGGGTGAAGCGGTCGACCTGCAGGAGGCCCAGGACGCAGGCGCCCCGGCTGAAGACGCAGGCGCCGCCCCGGCTGAAGACATCGACCCGGCCGCCGCGCTCAAGGCAGAACTTCGCGCCAAGCCAGGAGACTGGTACGTCATCCACTCCTACGCGGGATACGAGAACAAGGTGAAAGCCAACCTCGAGACCCGTGTGCAGAACCTCGACGTCGGCGACTACATCTTCCAGGTGGAGGTGCCCACCGAAGAGGTCACCGAGATCAAGAACGGCCAGCGCAAGCAGGTCAATCGCAAGGTGCTGCCCGGCTACATCCTGGTGCGGATGGATCTGACCGACGACTCCTGGGCAGCCGTGCGTAACACGCCCGGAGTGACCGGGTTCGTCGGCGCGACCTCCCGCCCGTCGGCGCTGGCGCTCGACGACGTGGTGAAATTCCTGCTGCCGCCGGGATCGGCCAAGAAGGTCGCCAAAGGCGCGGCCAGCACCGCCGCCGCGGCCGAGACGGGTGGGCTGGAACGCCCGGTTGTCGAGGTCGACTACGAGGTCGGCGAATCGGTAACGGTGATGGACGGCCCGTTCGCGACGTTGCCGGCCACGATCAACGAGGTCAACGCCGAGCAGCAGAAGCTCAAGGTGCTGGTCTCCATCTTCGGCCGGGAAACACCGGTGGAACTGACCTTCAGCCAGGTCTCCAAAATCTAG
- the rplK gene encoding 50S ribosomal protein L11: MAPKKKKVVGLIKLQIVAGQANPAPPVGPALGQHGVNIMEFCKAYNAATEAQRGNVIPVEITVYEDRSFTFALKTPPAAKLLLKAAGVGKGSAEPHKTKVAKVTWDQVREIAETKKTDLNANDIDAAAKIIAGTARSMGITVE, translated from the coding sequence ATGGCCCCGAAGAAGAAGAAAGTCGTCGGGCTGATCAAGCTGCAGATCGTGGCGGGTCAAGCCAACCCAGCACCGCCCGTCGGCCCCGCGCTCGGCCAGCACGGCGTCAACATCATGGAATTCTGCAAGGCGTACAACGCCGCGACAGAAGCCCAGCGCGGCAACGTCATCCCGGTGGAGATCACGGTCTACGAGGACCGCAGCTTCACCTTCGCGCTGAAGACCCCGCCCGCCGCCAAGCTGCTGCTCAAGGCCGCCGGCGTGGGCAAGGGCTCGGCGGAACCCCACAAGACCAAGGTCGCCAAGGTCACCTGGGACCAGGTGCGTGAGATCGCTGAGACCAAGAAGACCGACCTCAACGCCAACGACATCGACGCTGCGGCCAAGATCATCGCCGGCACCGCCCGGTCGATGGGCATCACCGTCGAGTAG
- a CDS encoding UPF0336 protein, which produces MALSKDIVGMHYRYPDYYVVEREKIREYATAVQNDEPYFYDEDAAAELGYKGLAAPLTFICVFGYKAQTAFFDYANIAISDERIVQIDQVLKFERPIVAGDKLYCDVYVDSVREAHGTQIIVTKNIVTNDAGDIVQETYTTLAGRAGEDGEEGFSDASA; this is translated from the coding sequence GTGGCGTTGTCCAAAGACATAGTCGGGATGCATTACCGCTACCCCGACTATTACGTGGTGGAGCGGGAGAAGATTCGCGAGTACGCCACTGCTGTCCAAAACGACGAACCCTACTTCTACGACGAGGATGCGGCGGCTGAACTCGGCTACAAAGGGCTGGCGGCACCGCTGACGTTCATCTGCGTGTTCGGTTACAAAGCTCAGACGGCGTTCTTCGACTACGCGAACATCGCGATCTCGGACGAGCGGATCGTCCAGATCGACCAGGTACTCAAGTTCGAGCGGCCGATCGTGGCCGGCGACAAGCTGTACTGCGACGTGTATGTGGACTCGGTACGCGAGGCACACGGCACCCAGATCATCGTCACCAAGAACATCGTCACCAACGACGCTGGTGACATCGTGCAAGAGACCTACACGACCCTGGCTGGTCGTGCCGGCGAAGATGGGGAAGAAGGATTTTCGGATGCCTCTGCGTGA
- the rplA gene encoding 50S ribosomal protein L1 translates to MSKTSKAYRAAAEKVDRNTLYTPLQAAKLAKETSSTKQDATVEVAIRLGVDPRKADQMVRGTVNLPHGTGKTARVAVFAVGEKAEQAQAAGADIVGSDDLIEKIQGGFLDFDAAIATPDQMAKVGRIARVLGPRGLMPNPKTGTVTPDVAKAVADIKGGKINFRVDKQANLHFVIGKASFDEKALAENYGAALDEVLRHKPSSSKGRYLKKVTVSTTTGPGIPVDPSITRNFASEG, encoded by the coding sequence ATGAGCAAGACCAGCAAGGCATACCGCGCCGCCGCCGAGAAGGTGGACCGCAACACCCTCTACACCCCGTTGCAGGCGGCCAAGCTCGCCAAGGAGACCTCCTCGACCAAGCAGGACGCGACCGTTGAGGTGGCGATTCGCCTCGGCGTCGACCCGCGCAAGGCCGACCAGATGGTGCGCGGCACGGTCAACCTGCCGCACGGCACCGGCAAGACCGCCCGCGTCGCGGTGTTCGCGGTGGGCGAGAAGGCCGAACAGGCGCAAGCCGCGGGTGCGGACATCGTCGGCAGCGACGACCTGATCGAGAAGATCCAGGGCGGCTTCCTGGACTTCGACGCCGCGATCGCGACCCCGGACCAGATGGCCAAGGTCGGTCGGATCGCCCGGGTGCTGGGCCCTCGCGGGTTGATGCCCAACCCCAAGACCGGCACCGTCACGCCCGACGTCGCCAAGGCCGTCGCCGACATCAAGGGCGGCAAGATCAACTTCCGGGTCGACAAGCAGGCCAACCTGCACTTCGTCATCGGTAAAGCGTCGTTCGACGAGAAGGCCCTTGCCGAGAACTACGGGGCTGCGCTCGACGAGGTGCTGCGCCACAAGCCGTCGTCGTCCAAGGGGCGGTACCTGAAGAAGGTGACGGTGTCGACGACCACGGGTCCGGGTATCCCGGTTGACCCGTCGATCACCCGCAACTTTGCTTCGGA
- the rpmG2_2 gene encoding 50S ribosomal protein L33 2 gives MASSTDVRPKVTLACEVCKHRNYITKKNRRNDPDRLELKKFCPNCGKHQGHRETR, from the coding sequence ATGGCTTCCAGTACCGACGTCCGCCCCAAGGTCACTCTGGCGTGCGAAGTGTGCAAGCACCGCAACTACATCACCAAGAAGAACCGCCGCAATGACCCCGACCGGCTGGAGCTCAAGAAGTTCTGCCCGAATTGCGGCAAGCACCAGGGACACCGCGAAACTCGATAG
- the echA3 gene encoding enoyl-CoA hydratase, with translation MSGPVVYTHDEAIGVIRMDDGKVNALGPTMQQALNDAIDQADRDEVGALVITGNERVFSGGFDLKILTSGDLQPAIDMLRGGFELSYRLLTYPKPVVMACTGPAIAMGAFLLCSGDHRIAAHASNIQANEVAIGMVIPWAAMEIMKLRLTPSAYQQAAGLAKTFFGETALAAGFIDEMALPDRVVARAEESAHEFARLKQAAHAATKLRARADALKAIRAGIDGIEKEFGR, from the coding sequence ATGAGCGGTCCGGTCGTTTACACCCACGACGAGGCCATTGGGGTCATCCGGATGGACGACGGCAAGGTCAACGCGCTGGGGCCGACCATGCAGCAGGCCCTCAACGACGCGATCGACCAGGCTGACCGCGACGAGGTCGGCGCGTTGGTGATCACCGGGAACGAGCGGGTGTTCAGTGGCGGATTCGACCTGAAGATCCTCACGTCCGGGGATCTGCAGCCGGCGATCGACATGCTGCGCGGCGGCTTCGAGTTGTCCTACCGGCTGTTGACCTACCCCAAGCCGGTGGTGATGGCCTGCACCGGTCCGGCGATCGCGATGGGCGCGTTTCTGCTGTGCTCGGGCGACCACCGGATCGCCGCCCACGCGTCCAACATTCAGGCCAACGAGGTCGCGATCGGCATGGTGATCCCGTGGGCCGCAATGGAAATCATGAAGCTGCGGCTGACTCCGTCGGCCTACCAGCAGGCCGCCGGCCTGGCAAAGACTTTCTTCGGTGAGACGGCGCTGGCCGCGGGCTTCATCGACGAGATGGCGCTGCCCGACCGGGTGGTCGCCCGCGCCGAGGAGTCCGCGCACGAATTCGCCCGTCTCAAGCAGGCCGCGCACGCCGCGACGAAGTTGCGGGCCCGCGCGGATGCCCTCAAGGCGATCCGCGCCGGCATCGACGGCATCGAGAAGGAGTTCGGCCGGTAA
- the hadB gene encoding (3R)-hydroxyacyl-ACP dehydratase subunit HadB: MPLREFSSVKVGDQLPERTYPLTRQDLVNYAGVSGDLNPIHWDDEIAKLVGLDTAIAHGMLTMGIGGGYVTSWVGDPGAVTEYNVRFTAIVPVPNDGKGAELVFSGRVKSVDPESKSVTIALTATTGGKKIFGRAIASAKLA; encoded by the coding sequence ATGCCTCTGCGTGAGTTCAGTTCGGTAAAGGTGGGTGACCAGCTCCCGGAGCGGACCTACCCGCTGACCCGCCAAGATCTGGTCAACTACGCCGGTGTCTCGGGTGACCTCAACCCGATCCACTGGGACGACGAGATCGCCAAGCTGGTGGGGCTGGACACCGCGATCGCGCACGGCATGCTGACCATGGGTATCGGTGGCGGCTACGTCACGTCGTGGGTCGGCGACCCGGGCGCGGTGACCGAGTACAACGTGCGGTTCACCGCCATCGTCCCGGTGCCCAACGACGGCAAAGGCGCCGAGCTGGTGTTCAGCGGTCGGGTGAAGTCCGTCGACCCGGAAAGCAAGTCGGTGACCATTGCGCTGACGGCCACCACCGGTGGCAAGAAGATCTTCGGCCGGGCCATCGCCTCGGCGAAGCTGGCGTAG
- a CDS encoding glyoxalase II, whose product MPDTDRLYFRQLLSGRDFATGDPIATQMRNFAYLIGDRQTGDCVVVDPAYAAGDLVDALEADGMHLSGVLVTHHHPDHVGGSMMGFELKGLAELLDRASVPVHVNTHEALWVSRVTGIPLSDLTTHEHRDKVSIGDIEIELLHTPGHTPGSQCFLLDGRLVAGDTLFLEGCGRTDFPGGDSDEMFRSLQQLAALPGDPTVFPGHWYAPEPNASLSEVKRTNYVYRPANLDQWRMMMGG is encoded by the coding sequence ATGCCTGACACCGATCGACTGTATTTCCGTCAATTGCTTTCCGGCCGTGATTTCGCCACCGGCGACCCGATCGCGACGCAGATGCGCAACTTCGCTTACCTGATCGGCGATCGGCAAACGGGCGACTGTGTGGTGGTCGATCCGGCGTACGCCGCCGGCGATCTGGTCGACGCGCTCGAGGCCGACGGCATGCACTTGTCGGGAGTGCTGGTCACCCATCACCACCCGGACCATGTCGGCGGATCGATGATGGGTTTCGAGCTCAAAGGCCTGGCTGAGCTGCTCGACCGGGCGAGCGTGCCGGTACACGTCAATACCCATGAGGCGCTGTGGGTGTCCCGGGTAACCGGGATCCCGTTGAGCGACCTGACCACCCACGAGCACCGGGACAAGGTCAGCATCGGAGACATCGAGATCGAGTTGCTGCACACCCCGGGGCACACGCCGGGCAGCCAGTGCTTCCTGCTGGACGGACGATTGGTGGCCGGCGACACGCTGTTCCTGGAAGGGTGCGGGCGCACCGACTTCCCCGGTGGCGACTCCGACGAGATGTTCCGCAGCCTGCAGCAGCTGGCGGCGTTGCCGGGCGACCCGACGGTGTTTCCCGGGCACTGGTATGCGCCTGAGCCCAATGCCTCACTCTCGGAGGTCAAACGCACAAATTATGTGTACCGGCCCGCTAACCTCGACCAGTGGCGAATGATGATGGGCGGCTGA